The genomic window CGGACACCGCTGCGAATACTTGAGATAGCACTGCCTTCCAGTGGCAGAGTGCTGATATCCGTCTCCAATTGGCTATTATCCAGATCAATCACCAAACGGCTCGGCGAGTCCAGTTCAAATACAGTGGCACTGCCAGGCCTGGAAAGATCAAATACCAGGCGCGCATGATCCGGTGCTGCCCATAGGCGCATGCTTTCAACATCCGCCGCCAGTGCCTTCCCAGTGATGGATAACAGCAGCCACATCAGACAGACGCCTGTTAGCTGGCGCCTACCTCCCCCTTTATACGACCACCGCTGGTTCATAACGACTCACTACGTAGATTGACTGGTCAATGGTGACACCTGAATATCGCTACAAAGCTTACCGATTCAGGCCAGCACTATCCGCTCAGTCAGTTAATATATTTTTAAAATTCATCCACCGGCAACTTTTTTAACCATTGCTGGCCGCGCTGAGTGATGCCTTCAAGGGTTGCCAGGCGCCCCGTATCCGCCAGGGCCAGGTGGATATGAAGGTCTGCTTTGGGCAGCCAGCCGTCCCCACGGCTTGGCCATTCCACCAGACACAGGGCGTCATCGTCGAGCACATCGCGCCCACCAATAAACTCAAGTTCTTCCGGGTCACCCAGGCGATACAGATCCAGATGGTAAATCCGCTGACCACCCAGTTCATAAGGCTCGATCAAGGTGTAAGTCGGGCTTTTGACCGCCCCCTGATAGCCATAAGCGCGCAGAATACCACGGGTCAGGGTTGTTTTACCGGCGCCCAGATCACCTTCCAGGTACACCCGACCACTTCCTGCAAATACGCGCCCTAGCGCTTCACCAAAGGCGACATGACGAGACTCATCAACCAAAGCCAGCTGCATACACTCAGAACCTCAAGGGTTGATCAATTGACGTGCATAGAATGCCAGATCACTGGCCAGCAGGCCACGTTCACCCTGAGCGTCCGCTGCTCTGTCAGCCGCCAGGGCATGCACCAGGGTGGCAAGCCAGGCACTTTGTTCAATATCATAGCCTTGTGCCAGTAAGGCGCCCAGAATACCGCTCAAGGCGTCGCCCATGCCGCCGCTCGCCATCCCAGGGTTACCATACGGGCAAACTACCAGGCCGCTGGGCCCGGCCACCAGAGTGCCAGCCCCCTTTAAAATCACGCTTCCACCGTAGTGTTTTTGCAATGCCCGAACAGCGGCCGGGCGATCTTCCTGCACGGCGGCCGTGGTGATATTCAACAGCCGTGCAGCTTCTCCTGGGTGGGGTGTCAACACCCAGTCATCGCGCTGCATATCTGGCCAGTAACGTGCCAAAAGGTTCAAGCCATCGGCATCGACCACCAGCGGGCAAGGCGAGGCCAATGCAGATTGCAGCATTGCCTGCCCCCAGGCGCCCTGCCCCAAGCCAGGGCCGACCACCAGGACATCACTCTGGGTTGTAAGCTCACCCAGATCAGCCACGCCGCGCACACGGTGCGCCATGACTTCAGGGCAGCGTACCAGGCTGGCAGTGATGTGCTCCGGTGCCGTGGCGAGGCTGACCTTGCCCGCTCCAAGACGTGCCGCCGCCTGGGAGGCGATCAGTGCGGCGCCGCCAAAGCCAGGAGCGCCCCCGAGCACCAGCAGATGGCCCATATCGCCTTTATGAGCAATTCGCTGGCGCGGCGAAAAGGCTTCTTCCAGCAGGCATTCATCCAGCAGCCAGGCGCTGGGCGGAATATCAAAAAACGCCTGGGATTTAACCCCCAGCGGGCGAAAATCAATATCGCCAGTGTAGGCCGGCGCATCACCGGTGTGCAGGCCAATCTTGTCGCCAATAAAGGTCACCGTGCAGTCAGACTGGATGGCACACCCGAGCACAGCGCCTGTATCAGCCTCTACGCCAGACGGAATATCAATCGCCAGCACCGGCTTGCGCGCCAGATTAATCGCCTCTATCACCTGGCGAAAAACACCTTCCACCGGGCCACGCAAACCGGTTCCAAGCAGCGCATCAACAATGACCTCACCGTGAAAAGCAGTATCACGGTGCCAGTTTTCACAGCCGACACCGGCTGCTGTGGCCAGTTCGGCGGCCTTGGCAGCATCCCCGCCCAGCTCATCCAGTGGCGCTGTGGTAATACGCTGCACCTTCAGGCCGGACTGGGCAGCCAAGGCGGCCAACACATGTCCGTCGCCGCCATTGTTGCCACGCCCACACACCACGCTGATGCTGCGAACCTGCGGCCAACGGGCACGAAAACCATGCCAGGCGCTGGAAGCCGCTCGTTGCATGAGTGCAAAGCCGTCAATGCCACCGGCAATGGTGCGGCGATCCAGTTCGCGCACCTGCTCTGCGCGGTAAAGCGGTCTCAGCCGGGAGGTATTCAAGAGACTCACGGGCGCTCCTTTAGCCAATAATCAGCGTGCATGTTGTCACTCGGGTTAATCGGTTAGCATAGGACGTTCATTCTGACCGCCTGATGCTTGCGCTGTTCCTATCATGAAGAATACACCTACACCTGCAAACCTTGAAACAGCGGCTCAATCGCGCACTGCGCTAGCTCCTGATCAGCTTACCCAGCTCGCCGCCGATATCAAACGCTGGGGGCAGGAACTGGGGTTTCAGCAGATCGGTATCAGCGATATCGACCTGCATGCCCACGAACAGCATCTGGACGACTGGCTGGCCCAAGGCTATCACGGCGACATGGGCTTTATGGCCAAGCACGGTACCCGCCGCACACGTCCTGCTGAGCTTGAACCTGGCACCCAGCGGGTCATCTGTGCGCGGATGGATTACCTGCCCGCCGATGCCCAAAGCATCGAACAGCTCAACGG from Halomonas sp. CH40 includes these protein-coding regions:
- the tsaE gene encoding tRNA (adenosine(37)-N6)-threonylcarbamoyltransferase complex ATPase subunit type 1 TsaE; this encodes MQLALVDESRHVAFGEALGRVFAGSGRVYLEGDLGAGKTTLTRGILRAYGYQGAVKSPTYTLIEPYELGGQRIYHLDLYRLGDPEELEFIGGRDVLDDDALCLVEWPSRGDGWLPKADLHIHLALADTGRLATLEGITQRGQQWLKKLPVDEF
- a CDS encoding NAD(P)H-hydrate dehydratase, which produces MSLLNTSRLRPLYRAEQVRELDRRTIAGGIDGFALMQRAASSAWHGFRARWPQVRSISVVCGRGNNGGDGHVLAALAAQSGLKVQRITTAPLDELGGDAAKAAELATAAGVGCENWHRDTAFHGEVIVDALLGTGLRGPVEGVFRQVIEAINLARKPVLAIDIPSGVEADTGAVLGCAIQSDCTVTFIGDKIGLHTGDAPAYTGDIDFRPLGVKSQAFFDIPPSAWLLDECLLEEAFSPRQRIAHKGDMGHLLVLGGAPGFGGAALIASQAAARLGAGKVSLATAPEHITASLVRCPEVMAHRVRGVADLGELTTQSDVLVVGPGLGQGAWGQAMLQSALASPCPLVVDADGLNLLARYWPDMQRDDWVLTPHPGEAARLLNITTAAVQEDRPAAVRALQKHYGGSVILKGAGTLVAGPSGLVVCPYGNPGMASGGMGDALSGILGALLAQGYDIEQSAWLATLVHALAADRAADAQGERGLLASDLAFYARQLINP